A stretch of Episyrphus balteatus chromosome 2, idEpiBalt1.1, whole genome shotgun sequence DNA encodes these proteins:
- the LOC129912009 gene encoding chymotrypsin BI-like — MIRLPDPVTLSDYIKPASLPKYTGNTPTYSGKTGTISGWGRVSDSSSGISPTLQWADVPIISNSACANYYGSRPSSQICISTKGSHKATCSGDSGGPLVLKGTDTLVGVTSYGSSYGCEVGHPSGFSRVTSYLSWIKEISG; from the exons ATGATACGATTACCTGATCCAGTGACTTTATCCG ATTACATCAAGCCGGCAAGTTTGCCAAAGTATACAGGTAATACACCAACGTACAGTGGAAAAACTGGAACAATTTCTGGATGGGGTCGTGTCAGTGata GTAGTTCTGGAATTTCTCCAACCCTACAATGGGCCGATGTTCCAATAATCTCAAACAGTGCATGTGCAAACTATTATGGAAGTCGGCCATCGTCACAAATTTGTATTAGCACTAAAGGAAGTCACAAAGCAACATGTAGTGGTGATTCGGGTGGACCACTTGTTCTTAAAGGAACTGATACTTTGGTTGGTGTTACTTCATATGGATCAAGTTATGGCTGTGAAGTTGGTCATCCTTCTGGATTTTCACGTGTCACTTCATATTTGAGTTGGATTAAGGAAATTTCTG GTTAA
- the LOC129912008 gene encoding brachyurin-like — protein sequence MKFLIAIALLACTVSGHSDWEDIEPRNIDSLVRIPPRGKAIEGRITNGEPAAEKQFPYQVGLMLYLDAGRAWCGGTLISNRWILTAAHCTDGINGVDVYLGATNRTDKTEAGQQIIHVGKKYVFVHEQWDASQLVNDISVIKLPVEIEFNEYVQPASLPKLGDSSLYTGEKTIASGWGRDSDAAKGASEILRWVEVPIMANNVCNRYYMGSVKDTNICISTKGKKSTCNGDSGGPLVLNDGSNTVIGATSFGIVFGCEVEFPGVFTRVTSYLGWIKEKTGISNE from the exons atgaagtTCCTCATCGCGATCGCGTTGCTAGCTTGCACAGTTTCTGGTCATTCTGATTGGGAAGATATTGAACCCCGAAATATTGATTCTCTAGTCAGGATTCCACCACGAGGAAAAGCTATCGAAGGACGCATAACAAATGGAGAACCAGCTGCAGAAAAACAATTTCCCTATCAAGTTGGATTAATGCTTTATTTAGATGCTGGCAGGGCTTGGTGTGGAGGAACTTTGATTTCGAATCGTTGGATATTAACTGCTGCTCACTGTACCGATGG TATTAACGGTGTTGATGTTTATTTGGGGGCTACAAATCGAACGGATAAGACCGAAGCCGGCCAACAAATCATTCATGTCGGCAAGAAATACGTCTTTGTTCATGAGCAATGGGACGCAAGTCAATTGGTCAATGACATTTCTGTTATAAAACTTCCAGTTGAAATTGAATTCAATG AATATGTCCAACCAGCTAGTTTACCTAAATTGGGAGATTCATCACTTTACACTGGTGAAAAAACCATCGCTTCTGGATGGGGTCGAGACAGTGATG cTGCCAAAGGTGCATCGGAAATCTTGCGTTGGGTAGAGGTTCCAATTATGGCTAACAACGTATGCAACCGTTACTATATGGGCTCTGTGAAAGACACAAATATTTGTATCAGCACAAAGGGTAAGAAATCCACATGCAATGGAGATTCTGGTGGTCCTTTGGTTTTGAATGATGGCAGCAATACTGTTATTGGTGCTACTTCATTCggtattgtttttggttgtgaGGTGGAATTCCCAGGCGTATTTACCAGGGTAACATCTTATTTGGGTTGGATTAAGGAAAAAACTGGAATTTCAAATGAATAA
- the LOC129912116 gene encoding brachyurin-like yields MKILSIFLLFSVAFVASENQHKNQTLLHPRHIQPNITLIHRGRSFLGSRIVGGQNALKNQFPYQVGLQIYLSDDDSSFCGGTLISKRSVLTAAHCCEGAAKITVVLGAIQIYNQTEPNRKVMTVSGRSIKVHENWQSDELVNDVCLLKLPEEVELSESIAIADLPRDDSRDFFNENVIASGWGLASDDSNTISPVLKYAKMNVIRNFICNLYFFGSIKDTNICTSGKNGISTCNGDSGGPIVLDKSPEKNTTVIGITSFGAALGCEKGWPSVYTRVTKYLGWIKKNMV; encoded by the exons ATGAAGATTTTGTCGATATTTTTACTCTTTTCGGTTGCCTTTGTGGCTTCTGAAAATCAACATAAAAACCAAACTTTATTACATCCAAGACATATTCAACCAAATATTACTTTAATACATCGTGGACGATCATTTCTTGGCTCTCGAATTGTTGGTGGACAAAAtgctttgaaaaatcaatttcccTATCAAGTTGGACTTCAGATTTATTTAAGCGATGATGATTCTTCGTTTTGTGGAGGAACTTTGATTTCAAAACGTTCTGTTTTAACTGCTGCACATTGCTGTGAAGG tgCTGCAAAAATTACAGTTGTTTTAGGAGCAATTCAAATATACAATCAAACTGAACCAAATAGAAAAGTAATGACAGTTTCAGGACGAAGTATTAAAGTGCACGAAAATTGGCAAAGTGATGAGTTAGTGAATGATGTTTGCCTTCTAAAACTACCAGAAGAAGTTGAACTTTCAG AGAGCATCGCAATAGCTGATCTACCAAGAGATGACTCAAGAGATTTCTTCAATGAAAATGTTATTGCTTCGGGATGGGGACTTGCCAGTGATG ATTCCAATACAATTAGCCCAGTTCTGAAATATGCCAAAATGAATGTTATAAggaattttatttgcaatttgtacttttttggtTCGATAAAAGACACAAACATTTGTACAAGTGGCAAAAATGGTATTTCAACTTGTAATGGTGATTCTGGTGGTCCAATAGTATTGGATAAAAGTCCTGAAAAGAATACCACAGTTATTGGTATAACATCGTTTGGAGCTGCTCTGGGATGTGAAAAAGGTTGGCCTTCAGTTTATACAAGAGTTACTAAATACCTTGGTTGGATAAAGAAAAATATGgtttga